In Arachis hypogaea cultivar Tifrunner chromosome 17, arahy.Tifrunner.gnm2.J5K5, whole genome shotgun sequence, a single window of DNA contains:
- the LOC112764905 gene encoding putative BPI/LBP family protein At1g04970 yields MAPFVILLLLFSSLIHGHAQIEPKNEAFISLLVTQNGLDFVKELLVKRAISSIISLRLRDIEKGANFPVVGNVYMSLSNITIYEIDVASSIVKPGEAGVSIVASGVTCNLSMNWYYSYSTWLVPVRISDRGRAEVQVEGMQVGLTLGLENQEGSLKLKLEDCGSYVKDISIKLDGGASWLYQGIVDAFEEEIGSAVENAVTKKLKEGISQLDLYLGSLPKEVPVDDHASLNVTFVNNVLLSNSSIGFETNGLFIERNNSVPIPKLCHKKSEFPVSCAYSSKMLGITMDDAVFNSASGLYYDAKFMHWIVDKIPDQSLLNTAGWRFIVPQLYRKYPNHDMNLNISLSSPPVVEISNQKAGANVFADLTIDVLEEHEVIPVACISLVIRASGLVKINGNNLVGAVKLDDFSMSLKWSTIGNLRMYLVQPVVWTLIETVFLPYANLHLSKGFPLPIIHGFTLQEAEIILSDSRITVCSDVSFSDSNKLLFKFIQ; encoded by the exons ATGGCACCTTTCGTTATTCTTCTTCTGCTATTCTCCTCTCTGATTCATGGGCATGCTCAAATTGAACCAAAAAACGAAGCTTTCATATCCCTTCTGGTCACCCAAAACGGCCTTGATTTCGTGAAGGAATTGTTGGTGAAAAGGGCGATTTCTTCAATAATCTCACTCCGGTTGCGGGATATTGAAAAAGGAGCAAATTTTCCAGTTGTTGGTAATGTGTATATGTCACTTTCCAACATCACAATATACGAAATCGATGTTGCTTCATCAATTGTGAAGCCAGGGGAAGCAGGGGTTTCAATTGTGGCTTCTGGGGTTACTTGTAATTTGAGCATGAATTGGTATTACTCTTACAGCACTTGGCTTGTTCCTGTGAGGATTTCTGATAGAGGTAGAGCAGAAGTTCAG GTTGAAGGCATGCAAGTCGGCCTTACGCTTGGTTTGGAGAATCAAGAAGGGTCTTTGAAGCTGAAACTTGAGGACTGTGGTTCTTATGTTAAAGATATTTCAATAAAATTGGATGGAGGTGCATCTTGGCTTTATCAAGG GATAGTTGATGCTTTTGAAGAGGAAATCGGGTCAGCAGTAGAAAATGCAGTTACCAAGAAACTTAAAGAAGGGATTTCACAACTGGACTTGTATTTGGGAAGTCTTCCAAAGGAGGTTCCAGTTGATGatcatgcatctttgaatgtAACTTTTGTTAATAATGTCTTATTAAGCAATTCATCCATCGGATTCGAAACTAATGGGTTATTCATAGAAAGAAATAATTCTGTCCCTATTCCTAAGTTATGCCATAAGAAATCAGAATTCCCAGTTTCCTGTGCATATTCTTCAAAAATGCTAGGCATAACCATGGATGACGCTGTCTTTAACTCCGCATCGGGATTGTATTATGAT GCAAAATTTATGCACTGGATAGTGGACAAGATACCAGATCAATCTCTATTGAACACTGCAGGATGGAGATTTATTGTTCCCCAACTATACAGGAAATACCCAAATCATGACATGAACTTGAATATATCTTTATCTTCTCCTCCGGTTGTGGAGATATCAAATCAGAAAGCAGGTGCCAACGTGTTTGCAGACCTAACAATTGATGTTTTGGAAGAACATGAAGTAATACCAGTGGCATGCATCTCATTG GTGATTAGAGCCTCAGGCTTGGTAAAAATCAACGGAAACAACCTCGTAGGTGCCGTGAAATTGGATGACTTTTCAATGTCATTGAAATGGAGCACCATTGGCAATCTGAGGATGTACCTTGTTCAG CCAGTTGTGTGGACTCTCATTGAAACTGTGTTCTTGCCATATGCAAATTTACATCTCAGCAAAGGGTTCCCTTTACCCATCATTCATGGCTTCACCTTACAAGAAGCAGAGATAATATTGTCAGATTCAAGAATCACGGTTTGCAGCGACGTGTCGTTTTCCGATTCGAACAAGCTTCTCTTCAAATTCATTCAGTAG